Genomic DNA from Candidatus Neomarinimicrobiota bacterium:
GGTGTTACCCTCGTGAAAACCGATCCTGATGCGGCACACCTTGAGAATATGAATTGGATAGTCATCGCCGATTTCAGCGGTGCTGTAATGGCAGACATGGCTGTGGTTTTGTTAAAACAAAATGACATTCCATGCTATACCAAAGGCGATTTTTTAAGCTCCGCCTACGGCATTAAAGCAATAGGCCTCCCGGGCAGTTCGGTGAAATTGTATATCCCCGAACCATTTAAGGAAAAGGCAGAAAATTTGCTGGAAGATATTATTTCTGATTATAATTAAAGCGGCTTGGGCACCATATTAAAATTGTTAAGTAAATAATTTATTTAAATCTGTTGTAATCTCTCCTCTATATTTATTACAAATTTCTTAAAAAAACATGACATCTCTCCGATCAATTAAAGGTACCCAGGATATTCTCCCGGATCAAAGCCACCGCTGGCAAGCGTTGGAAGCGGCCATTCGCAGCACCATGGAGCACTATAATTATAAAGAAATCCGTACTCCTGCTTTTGAGCGGACGGAACTTTTTACCCGAGGAGTCGGCGAAGAAACAGATATTGTATCCAAAGAAATGTATAGCTGGACAGACCAAAGTGGCGAGAAGCTCACCCTTAAACCGGAACTGACTGCGCCCGTAGCACGGTCATTCATTCAGCATAATCTGGGGGGACAAAGTCCCATCAATAAACTCTATTATATTGATGCGCTTTTTCGAAGAGAACGTCCTCAAAAAGGGCGCTACCGCCAATTCCACCAATTTGGGATTGAAGCTTTTGGCTCGGAACATCCAGAAATTGATGCGGAAGTAATCGCATTGGCCATGTCCATTTTTAATAATATTGGGTTAGGCGGGCTTACCTTAAAATTGAATTCCATTGGTTCACCCCAATGTCGCAGTAATTATCGCAATGCACTCCGCGATTTTTTAAAACCCCATTTCAATGATTTAAGCGAAACCAGTCAAAAAAGATTTGAAAATAATCCACTTCGAATCCTCGATACAAAAGCGCCTCACGAAATTGAGATCCTGAAAGACGTCCCCAATATTTCTGATTGCTGGACGGTGGAAGATAAAGTTCACTTTGAAGAAGTATGTTCTTTGTTGAATGCCATGAAAATTTCATACGAATTGACGCCTCGACTCGTTCGCGGTTTGGATTATTATACCAGAACAACTTTTGAAATCACTTCCACTGCTCTCGGCGCACAAGATGCTATTTGTGGCGGTGGCCGTTACGACGGCCTAGTAGAAACATTGGGCGGGAAGCCCACCGCGGGAATCGGTTTCGCTGCGGGGATGGAACGGATCCTTTTAGCTTTGGGCGATAAGAATTCCAGTGAGAAAACCACACAAGTTTATATTGTGGGGCTCGGTGATGCGGTACGTACAACTGTAATAAAACTTGCTGAAGATTTGCGTAAAAATAATATCAGAACTG
This window encodes:
- a CDS encoding histidine--tRNA ligase, with the translated sequence MTSLRSIKGTQDILPDQSHRWQALEAAIRSTMEHYNYKEIRTPAFERTELFTRGVGEETDIVSKEMYSWTDQSGEKLTLKPELTAPVARSFIQHNLGGQSPINKLYYIDALFRRERPQKGRYRQFHQFGIEAFGSEHPEIDAEVIALAMSIFNNIGLGGLTLKLNSIGSPQCRSNYRNALRDFLKPHFNDLSETSQKRFENNPLRILDTKAPHEIEILKDVPNISDCWTVEDKVHFEEVCSLLNAMKISYELTPRLVRGLDYYTRTTFEITSTALGAQDAICGGGRYDGLVETLGGKPTAGIGFAAGMERILLALGDKNSSEKTTQVYIVGLGDAVRTTVIKLAEDLRKNNIRTDFDVLRRSLKAQMREANKCGAQIAIIIGDQELELGKAEVKDLSSGEQSQVKINELVKHINSLSL